The window GCGCTGATCAGGCCACCGGGCGGGGCAACCACTTCGCGGCGAAAAGCGCCAGCGCCAGGGTCCAGCCAGCCGCACCCCATAGTGGATCGACCGGCAGGACGGCATGAAGAAAGGCCGCCATTAACGCTCCGGCCATCAACCCCGTCCACAATAGCGCATAGGGCAGCCAGCTCGTCCGTTCTCCGCCGACCAGCGCATTGCCGATGCCCTGTCCCAGCTTTACCAGCGTGCCGGTCATATAGGTAACGCCGATACTGACTTCCTTGTCGCGCAGGAATACAGCGTTGAGCAGCCCCATCGCGATCACCATCGCAGGCACCGACAGCATCACCGCGCTCGCGCCCAGCCCCAGCAGCACCGCCGCCAGCATCAGTAAAACCGGCTTTCTCCATCGTCCGGCGATCCGGGCGACAATCGCGCCCAGCGCCGCCCCGCCTATGAACAGTGCGATGATTAGCGCGGCCCGCGCGGCAATTTCGCTTCCCTGCACCGTGCCAACGGCCAGCCGCGTCGAATTGCCGCTCATGAACGACACGAAAAGACCGCCAAGCCGCAGAAAACCGATCACATCGACATAGCCAGCCAGCGCCGAAAGGCCCGCCGCCAGAACCCAGTGCCGCCGATTGTAATGCTTCATGGCCGGAACAGAACCCCGCCCGTCATCGGCGTCGGCGTTCCGGTCGTTCCTGGAAAGCTGATCGGCAATCCTTTGAGATGCCGTACCGCCATATAGGCAAAGCCCTGCGCCTCCAGCGCATCGCCGTCCCATCCCAGTTCATCGACGGACATCACGGCGACGCCGGTCTGGCGGGTCAGCATCGCCATCAGCGCGCCGTTGTGCCGTCCGCCGCCGCCCACATGGATTGCGGTCGGTCGCTCAGGCAGGTGATCGATCGCCCGCGCCACCGCGGCGGCGGTGAACGCCGTCAGCGTCGCCGCGCCATCTTCCAGGTTAAGCCCCTTAACCGCATCGATGCTAAACTGCTCGCGGTCGATGCTTTTTGGCGGCGGCAGGTCGAACCAGGGATCGGCCATCATCGCCGCCAGTCGTTCCTCGTCCACCTGCCCTACGACGGCGCACGCCCCGCCCGCATCATAGGCGGCGTTGCCCTGAAGCTGCATCCAGTTGTCGATCAGGCCGCTCGCCATCCCGGTGTCGAACGCGATCAATGTGCCATCCGATCCGATAAAGGTGATGTTGGCCACGCCCCCCAGATTGAGCACCACGGCGGGCTTTTCCAGCCCCTCGGCAAGCGCCCGGTGATAAACCGGCATCAACGGCGCGCCCTGCCCGCCCGCCGCCACATCCGCGCTGCGCAGATCGGCCACCACGGGGATCCCGAAAGCCCCGGCAAGTCCCGCTCCGTCGCCAATCTGCCAGGTCCAGCCCCACTCAGGCCGGTGCGCCACGGTATGACCGTGAAAGCCGATCACGCCCACATCTTCGGCAATATGCCCGCTACGTCCCAGCAGGTCGGCGACCGCCTGCACATGCCGCTCGGTCAGTTCAGCCTCGACCGACGCGATCAGCGGCTCAAAGCCCTGCGTCTTCATCGCCATCGCCCGCGTGCACGCCTCTGCCAGCCGCAAGCGAAAGCCGTCATCATAGGGCATGGCGTGAAATTCGATCGCCTGCGCCTGTCCCTCCCCGTCCGTTTCGATCATCGCGGCGTCGATGCCGTCGCGCGATGTGCCGGACATCAGCCCAATTGCCAGCATGATCGAACCTCCGCCTCTTTTACAGTCGCAACCGCAATGCTACAGGCGCGCGCCATGAGCAACTATCAGTCCGATCTACTCCGCCTGCTCGAGACGCGCGGCTACATTCACCAGCTGACCGATGCGGAGGGGCTGGACGCGCTCGCCGCCAGACAGGTGGTGCCGGGCTATATCGGTTTCGATCCCACCGCGCCGTCGCTGCATGTCGGGCATCTGGTGTCCATCATGATGCTGCGCCAGTTGCAAAAGGCCGGGCACAAGCCGATCGTCCTGATGGGCGGCGGCACCGGCAAGATCGGCGATCCCAGCTTCAAGGACGAAGCCCGCAAGCTGCTGACCACCGACGCCATCGCCGCCAATGTGTCGAGCATCAAGCGGGTGTTCGAGCGGTTCCTGAAATTCGGTGACGGGCCGACCGACGCGATCATGGTCGATAATGCGGACTGGCTCGACAAGCTGGAATATATCCCTTTCCTGCGCGACATCGGGCAGCATTTTTCGGTCAACCGGATGCTGAGCTTCGATTCAGTCAAGATGAGGCTGGACCGCGAACAATCGCTCAGCTTTCTCGAATTCAACTACATGATCCTCCAGGCATATGACTTTCTGGAGCTTTCACGCCGGTCGGCCTGCCGATTGCAGATGGGCGGTTCGGATCAGTGGGGCAACATCGTCAACGGCGTTGAACTGGCCCGGCGAGTCGATGGCACCCATGTGTTCGGCCTGACGACGCCGCTACTGACCAACGCCGATGGCACCAAGATGGGCAAGACAGTCGGCGGCGCTGTGTGGCTGAACGAGGACCAGCTTTCCAGCTATGATTACTGGCAGTTCTGGCGGAACACGGCAGACGCCGACGTAGCCAATCGCCTGCGCCTGTTCACCGACCTTTCGATGGACGAGGTGACGCGCCTAGCCTCCTTGCAGGGCGCAGAGATCAACGAGGCCAAGAAGATCCTGGCCAATGAAGCGACGGCGCTTTGCCGGGGCGCAGATGCTGCGACGTTGGCGGCCGAGACGGCACGCAAGACTTTCGAGGAAGGCGCGTCAGACGCCAACCTGCCGACAGTTAGCCTGGGCGCGCAGGGTCTGAACATCGTTCAGGGCACGACTGCGCTAGGCTTTGCGACGTCCAACAAAGAGGTCCGGCGCAAACTTTCCGAAGGGGCGATCCGGGTGAATGGCGAAGTAGTCAGCGACCCGGCGCTGACACTTAAACCAGGTGACAAGGTCAGCTTCGGCGCAAAGAAACATGGATTAATAACCGACTGAATTTATACGAAGTTAAAACAGCATTAAGCATATCCCTTAAGACGGAAGCGACCGTTTCAACCGTACGTTTCATTCATGTCTTCGGTGCTCGCCAGCCTCGCTCAGGTCGCCCGTTCACGGGATCCTTCCATCAATCAGCGCCGCGCGGCGCGCGTACTGGTGGATATGGTCAGCCATATCACGGCGCGAGGGCGCACCCACGGCATCAGGGTTATCAATATTTCCGAGCTTGGACTGATGTGCCGGTCCGATGCTGAACTGTTGATCGGCGAGCGCGTGTCAGTGTGGCTGCCGATGATAAAGGACGTTCAGGCGGAGGTGCGCTGGGCTGAGGATGGCCGGGTCGGCATGGAGTTTTGCGCTCCCATCCAGCCGAGGATTTACGAATCGATGCTCTCGCTCATCCCGCCGCGCCAGACGGCTTGGTAAGGCCGCGCGCACACCTATTGGGTAAGACTGGCACTCCTAAAATCAGCCGCTGCGAAGCAACCCGACCGCAGCGTCACGCTCGAACAAATAGAGGCATGTCCTGGCCGCCTGACCTCGCGCTTCGTCCAGACCGCCATCACGGTCGATAAGCAGTCGCGCATCATCGCGGGCCGCATCGAGCAGGGCGGAGAGATGCTCGGGTGTCGCGATCTTCAACTGCTGCTCGCCGGACTGACGCGTGCCCAGGATTTCGCCTGCTCCCCGCAACCGCAAATCTTCTTCGGCGATGCGGAAGCCATCATTGGTTTCCCGCATCAAGGCAAGCCGCGCCCTGGATGTTTCCGACAGCGCGCCGCCGCGCAACAGAATGCAGACGCTGTGGTTCTGGCCGCGTCCCACCCGACCTCTCAACTGGTGCAGTTGCGCAAGTCCGAAGCGGTCAGCGCCTTCGATGATGATGAGGCTGGAATTGGGGACATCGACGCCAACTTCGATCACGGTGGTGGCGACAAGTATCTGCGTCCGATTGGCGGCGAACGCCTCCATCGCAGCATCCTTGTCCGGGCCTTTCATGCGGCCATGGACCAACCCGACGCGATCGCCGAACCGCATCCTGAGCATCTCGGACCGCGCTTCTGCGGCAGCAAGATCGCTCTTTTCGCTTTCCTCCACCAAAGGACACACCCAATAGGCCTGGCCGCCGCCTTCCACATGGCGAGCCAGGGCATCGACCACCTCGTCCAGCCGGTTGGCGGACATCACTACGGTTTGGATTGGCTGTCGGCCCGGCGGCATCTCGTCCAGGCGAGAAACGTCCATCTCGCCATAATAGGTGAGCGTCAGCGTGCGGGGGATCGGCGTGGCGGTCATCACCAGCAGATGAGGTGTGCGTTCGGCCTTGGCGGACAGCATCATCCGCTGGGCGACGCCGAAGCGATGCTGTTCATCGATTACAGAAAGCGCGAGATTCCTGTAGCGCACGGCATCCTGAAAAATGGCGTGGGTGCCGACAAGGATATCGATGCTCCCATCCGCCAGGCCCATCAGCGTAGACTCGCGCGTCCGGCCCTTTTCGCGCCCAGTGAGGATGGCGATCGTGACCGGAAGCCCCGACGCCATCTTGCGCAGCGTCTCATAATGCTGCCGGGCGAGGATTTCGGTAGGAGCGAGCAATGCGCCCTGAGCGCCCGCCTCCACCGTGTTGAGCAGCGCCATCAGGGCGACCAGCGTCTTGCCCGACCCCACATCGCCCTGGAGCAGCCGGAGCATTGGCACCGACTGGGCCATGTCGCCTTCAATTTCCCCAAAGGCGCGCCGTTGGGCGCCGGTGGGGGCGAAGGGCAGTTTCAACATGGCGCGCAGGCGGCCATCCCCCGCGATGGATAGACCCCTGCGCTTGCGAGACGACTGCCGGACCAGCATCAGTGCGAGTTGTCCCGCGAAGATTTCGTCATAGGCAAGGCGCTCGCGCGCTTGCGCGTCGGAAGGATCGGCGTGGATCCGAGTCAAAGCCTCCCGCCAAGACGGCCAACCTTTCCGTGCGAGCAGGCTTGGTTCTATCCACTCCGGAAGTTCGGGCGCACGCGCCAGCGCCTGCACCACAAAGTCGCGCATACGATTGTTGGTGAGACCTTCGGAAAGGCCATAAACCGGCTCGCGCGCCGGAATGGTTGCGGCTTCTTCCGGCGGCAGGACATAATCTGGATGGACGATCTGAAGATTCTCGCCATAGGCTTCCAGCTTGCCCGAGATGAATTTGGGTTCGTTCAGCGGAAGCAATTTGCGGGGCCAGCCGCTATTCTTGCCGAAATAGACCAACGCACATGTGTTGCCATGGCTATCCTGCGCGATAACACGAAAAGGGGCCCGTGCGCTGCCAGAGGCCCGATAATCGACGGGGGTGAGTTCGATGCCGATCACTCGCCCAGCGTCGCCAGAGGCTAGTTCATCTACCATTCGCCGGTCGATGAAGCTGACCGGCAGGTGAAAGGCCACATCAACAGCGCGGGCAAGCCCAAGCCGCTCCAACGGCTTGGCAAGCGCAGGGCCTACGCCCTTGAGCGCTTCTATTTCGGCGAAGAGTGGGTTGAGGATATCTGGGCGCATGTCTATCTGACGCCATCTAGCCCAGCCGGGACGGTGGTTCAAACATCCGATCGGCAAATTCGGCATGTTCGATCAAGGAACAAATTGTGAACGAAGATCCCCGCATCCGCCGCCTGCAGTTCCGCGCCTGGCACCGCGGCATAAAAGAAGCGGATCTGGCGGTGGGCGGATTCTTCGATCGCTATCATGACACATGGAGCGAAGAAGAAATTCAATGGTTCGAGCGGTTCATGGATGAACAGGATGCGGACATCATGGCGTGGGCGATGGGGACATTGCCCGTGCCAGCTGAGTGGCAGGGACCTATGTGGGACAAATTCGCGAAGCTGGATTTTGTCGAAATCGGGAAGAAATAGGCTTCCGGCCGCACGCTGACATGCCTCCCCTCACCCTTTCCCCAAGTGGGAGG of the Sphingobium herbicidovorans genome contains:
- the tyrS gene encoding tyrosine--tRNA ligase gives rise to the protein MSNYQSDLLRLLETRGYIHQLTDAEGLDALAARQVVPGYIGFDPTAPSLHVGHLVSIMMLRQLQKAGHKPIVLMGGGTGKIGDPSFKDEARKLLTTDAIAANVSSIKRVFERFLKFGDGPTDAIMVDNADWLDKLEYIPFLRDIGQHFSVNRMLSFDSVKMRLDREQSLSFLEFNYMILQAYDFLELSRRSACRLQMGGSDQWGNIVNGVELARRVDGTHVFGLTTPLLTNADGTKMGKTVGGAVWLNEDQLSSYDYWQFWRNTADADVANRLRLFTDLSMDEVTRLASLQGAEINEAKKILANEATALCRGADAATLAAETARKTFEEGASDANLPTVSLGAQGLNIVQGTTALGFATSNKEVRRKLSEGAIRVNGEVVSDPALTLKPGDKVSFGAKKHGLITD
- the recG gene encoding ATP-dependent DNA helicase RecG, which encodes MRPDILNPLFAEIEALKGVGPALAKPLERLGLARAVDVAFHLPVSFIDRRMVDELASGDAGRVIGIELTPVDYRASGSARAPFRVIAQDSHGNTCALVYFGKNSGWPRKLLPLNEPKFISGKLEAYGENLQIVHPDYVLPPEEAATIPAREPVYGLSEGLTNNRMRDFVVQALARAPELPEWIEPSLLARKGWPSWREALTRIHADPSDAQARERLAYDEIFAGQLALMLVRQSSRKRRGLSIAGDGRLRAMLKLPFAPTGAQRRAFGEIEGDMAQSVPMLRLLQGDVGSGKTLVALMALLNTVEAGAQGALLAPTEILARQHYETLRKMASGLPVTIAILTGREKGRTRESTLMGLADGSIDILVGTHAIFQDAVRYRNLALSVIDEQHRFGVAQRMMLSAKAERTPHLLVMTATPIPRTLTLTYYGEMDVSRLDEMPPGRQPIQTVVMSANRLDEVVDALARHVEGGGQAYWVCPLVEESEKSDLAAAEARSEMLRMRFGDRVGLVHGRMKGPDKDAAMEAFAANRTQILVATTVIEVGVDVPNSSLIIIEGADRFGLAQLHQLRGRVGRGQNHSVCILLRGGALSETSRARLALMRETNDGFRIAEEDLRLRGAGEILGTRQSGEQQLKIATPEHLSALLDAARDDARLLIDRDGGLDEARGQAARTCLYLFERDAAVGLLRSG
- a CDS encoding FAD assembly factor SdhE, with the protein product MNEDPRIRRLQFRAWHRGIKEADLAVGGFFDRYHDTWSEEEIQWFERFMDEQDADIMAWAMGTLPVPAEWQGPMWDKFAKLDFVEIGKK
- a CDS encoding anhydro-N-acetylmuramic acid kinase, whose protein sequence is MLAIGLMSGTSRDGIDAAMIETDGEGQAQAIEFHAMPYDDGFRLRLAEACTRAMAMKTQGFEPLIASVEAELTERHVQAVADLLGRSGHIAEDVGVIGFHGHTVAHRPEWGWTWQIGDGAGLAGAFGIPVVADLRSADVAAGGQGAPLMPVYHRALAEGLEKPAVVLNLGGVANITFIGSDGTLIAFDTGMASGLIDNWMQLQGNAAYDAGGACAVVGQVDEERLAAMMADPWFDLPPPKSIDREQFSIDAVKGLNLEDGAATLTAFTAAAVARAIDHLPERPTAIHVGGGGRHNGALMAMLTRQTGVAVMSVDELGWDGDALEAQGFAYMAVRHLKGLPISFPGTTGTPTPMTGGVLFRP
- a CDS encoding YoaK family protein; the protein is MKHYNRRHWVLAAGLSALAGYVDVIGFLRLGGLFVSFMSGNSTRLAVGTVQGSEIAARAALIIALFIGGAALGAIVARIAGRWRKPVLLMLAAVLLGLGASAVMLSVPAMVIAMGLLNAVFLRDKEVSIGVTYMTGTLVKLGQGIGNALVGGERTSWLPYALLWTGLMAGALMAAFLHAVLPVDPLWGAAGWTLALALFAAKWLPRPVA
- a CDS encoding PilZ domain-containing protein encodes the protein MSSVLASLAQVARSRDPSINQRRAARVLVDMVSHITARGRTHGIRVINISELGLMCRSDAELLIGERVSVWLPMIKDVQAEVRWAEDGRVGMEFCAPIQPRIYESMLSLIPPRQTAW